The genomic window CAGAACCTTGTTGTTATCCAAtaggttcttgagacttctacACAGCTCAACATTTGTGTTCAACCTATCATGAGAGGAGACATTAAACATCATGACAAACACTTGCAAAACTTGCTTGTAATCAGTCTAATTTGGCTACTGGACTGGGCAGGGCAGGCTCATACTTTTCTACTACTGTACCAATGTTTAAGCATGCTTTTTCAGCAGCTTCGCGAAAAGCAGGATCTGGGTGGCCAACTTTGACAAAATCTGCCTGCAAGGAGTAAAAACAGCAGGTTACACTATACTTGTCTGAACGGAGGTTATGTATTGGTAAAAGTGGTACTTTTTGAGAATGTCGAATGTTGCGTTTACCAAGTCTGCTACTTTGCACAAGCTGTCTGACAACTGGTCAAAGGACTCCACTGTAAGTGCACCTGTTGGGCAGCGGCAGGCTCTGTCAACCAGTTTCTCCGTTTCTTTGAACGCTCGCTGCTGGGCCACCTGGAAACCTTCAGGGGTGCTCAACTCTGGTATACCAAACAATCCCTGAGCAAAGGAAATGCATGCCGAAATTAAATTATAAAGGTCAATGataactttatatatatatatgataacTCGTCCGACCTAATGAGGGATGTAGCCTACTCGACAAATGGGGAAACCCAGGTCGACGTGTATGTGGGCTAGAGCATTGTTGCCTGGAACATGTTGCTGGTCAGCTTTTTGAAACTCCGACTCTGTCTTGAGAGAGAACGTACCACGTTTTTCTGAGACACTTCGGATCTCCTCTGCTGTGCATTGAAAGCAGCTCCGACCGGGGACCACGTTGTGACATGTCGTGATAATGTCCTTGTGTTATTCCTCAGAATACTAACTAGGCTTTGACAAAccaacatttttcaaatatcAAATTGTGATGACCCAGGCTCTCATTGGGTTCTCATGGGTAAGATCTAACATTGTAGGCTATGCATAGCCTATGCAGTGCAAATATTATGCACGCTTGAGCTTGGTGCTGTTGTTCCCTTAGATAACTAGTTATGCTGAGAAGGTATGGCCCCATTCATTTCTACACTAAAGGTTGGCTAACGCAGGTCATTGAGTCGTGTTTACATCCACATAAAGGTATTATTTTGTTCCAGTCAGTACTTTCGGAAGTTCAACCTGGCTAACAACATTAAAGACAATACGGCTGAGTGTCacgataaaaaatatataacatagtcctaaaataaaataaaaacataaaccagtttattttattttagtcACAAAAACATACAATGAGTTTGTACACAAGCAACGAAACTGCGGCCATTCTTTTACTTATATGACGTAGGCTGTCTCGGGAATGCCCCCAACATATGACGAAAAGTACAAAAGCTTACAAATATAGGCTCACTTTACAGCTGCAACGGTGTCATCGTAAATAAATGGACATATAAAGAAATTTTGTGAAAATTAGGGGTAGCAAGAACCCCCAAACCTGAACTAAACTGTGTTATAACTTTCTTAAGTTGGCTGAAGCAGTTGGGGGTGCTGTCCTTGGTGCTGATGTTAGTGGATATCCGAGAGTGGTCTATAGGTGATCTAAACACATGCAAGTTTTTAGGGGCATTGTGTGACTTTACATGAACTAAAGTAGGCTATATATGGAAATGGTAAACGGATCTGATTGAAACAATGCTAAAGTTACCTACCCCGTTCGGTAGGGTGTACCATTAATTATAGGCTGAGACAGTCAAGTTTTGTATTTTAAAATTTGTAGATACAATTTCTTTAATCAACAACTGAGTTAACACTATATTTCAGACTTTCACAAGAGGGTATATTCTGAGTTATGGGTAAGCACTCAGAAACCTTTGTAGATATAACACAATtcatgtatgacacacaatgagcAAACAAACAATTACAatattttattgttttgttCATACCAATCATTACACAGAGAAACATCTATAAACAAAGGAAAAACTGTACACTTGTACTTTATACCTAAAAACCCACATGAATATTGCTACTGCTGGTATGTGTATCTGACAGGTCAGGTGGATGTACAGTTTGTCTCATGGAATCTGAGGAACTCACGGTATGTTTCACACTGTTATGTACGTCATTATCTTGGCTAAAAACACAtatagaatttttttttaaccatccTCATAATGTACCGTTACACACTGTAtatagaaagtttgaaaaccctTTTCACAGCAGCTATACAAATTTATTGCGATGCTATCACAGAACGGAGACAAAACTAATACACGCAATGCACAGGCCTGATATAGGGAGAACTCCAGTACTAGGGAATAGGTTTATTTTGCAGAATGGTTAAGAAAAAACTGCATGAGTACAAGATTTAACATATGGAACACAGCTTACAAACATTCTAAAACACTTTTTGTCCTCATTATAAACAATAAAACAAATGTGTTTCCCCTTGAGTaattcctccccaccctctacaATACAGGTTACATATACCGTCCCTCATATAGCCTATGGAATGTTAGTCTCTCAGGCAAGCTCTCTCAGTTGTTTCAGACTCCTGTAAACGATGGGCTTGCATTGTTCTTAATGCAGCAACCTGTCCCTTCCCTCCCCAACATCGAAAATAAAACCATTGACATTTACAATGACCGTAATTGTTTTGGAGATGCAAAAAATGTGGGATGCGATGATATCCCCCGTCTCCAAATGTACTTTTTGTTTcataaaaaaatgtgtttctacaaTCAAACTACTAAAAAACCTGCTTTTAGAAAATAGTTGATAAAAATATTCCCCTGAATTGTACAAGAAAAAGAGGTACAGGGAGCACTGATAAAAGATGTGGTTTGAGAGATGCTATtctgctgcctcctcctcttcttcttctttctgttCAGCTTCTTCCGTGGCTGGTGCCTAAAATGACAAACATCAATGACATTTCTGCAACAGTTTATGTGCCTTACCGTGACTATCTTGTGCAAGATCTGTGATTTGTATTGTCAAATTAACGTTTGAAAATAACTTTtaacacacatttttttcttgtaaaaaaaagaaagaaaatacaagTACAAACAAAAACTGCAATCCCTGAAGCCCCTTACCCCTTCCTCGGCTTTGGCTTCTCCATTCTCAGCGGGAacgtcctccttcttctcctcaggCTTAgctttctctacctcctttGCTTTTTTGGGCTTAGCAGGTGCCTTCTGCAAGTGCACATGTTTGAAAAGTTGAAACACGGATCTTGGCCTTTGATTTTCAACCATCTCTTAGGAGTAACTATTTTAATACATAGACTTATTTTACCTTTGGCTTTGGCTCTGCttttgtggttgtggttgtgggtttctgtaataaaaaaaacaaaacatgttttgttgACTTCCATTATATGATTGAGtatgaggagaaggaagaggaagtgcATTCTAAAGTAATCTTAGATGTTGGGAATATACTTACATTTACCAATCTCTCCGATCTCCTTTTGGGCTGCAAAATATTTCAAAAAGACATTTGGAAAGTTTAGTTATCAAGTGGACTGATGCTGACCTCTAGTGGAGAAGTAGTTGTATTGTATTGTAAGTTAAAGCTTCCTTGGTAACAACAAAGTAAAGTCTTCCCAGATGTAATGCAAATAATTAAATTTAATAACGGTTTTGATTATTTACCTCCGCTGCCTCAGCGTCATTGTTAGcctgtgataaaaaaaaaaggattaatATAATTGTAATACTACAGAATCTTAACAGTGGGTTTActgaagggggaggggccgTTTAAATGCCAATGGTCGCGTATAATGAATAGGCTACGTAACCCGAATAATaccaagaaaattattttaagaaTTCATAAGTTGTTCCACAGATATCACTCATTTACAACACCAAAAAAGAATATGCTATTCCTTGATACAGTTTGCTGAAGTAATTTACACATTCGCCAATGATTAGATTATTACAAGCCCTCCCTGCTCGCTTTGAAGAGGAGGGGAACACCGACTCCGCCTCCTACCGACGCATTCGTTCGCTTGTAATACATGGGACTTGCCAGACTAGCTCCCCACCGACCAGTGTGATATCTGTTCCCGCCATTCATTCGAATTTCGCACTCCGACACCCTCAGCGATTCTCCGAATGGTTACAGAATCGACTAGAATCCCCAGCAACAAGAGCGGCGCTGTGATGTCGTAGAATCGCCATTGCATAACCCCGAACTGGCACGAGCAAACAAAAACACGAAGAGGCACTCTAACGAAAGCACGGGATAATATTATGATTTAAATAAATGCAAATGTGTGCACTTGTGCATTGACATGCATTAATTAAAATGTGTCTGAAAATGGCAATGGTTAGCCTATTGACAAATAAGTCGTCCGGTGTTCATCTTTCTCAAATGGGTGGCCATGACACCAACACTTCATGCCCTTTGAGAAGAGCCTTAGAGTCTTGGTTCTCCGCCTACTATGCATTGGACATCAGTACTGTCCAGAAATTAGATTGCATCTGGAACGGCTATTCCACATGTAGGTTTGTGCAGAAGGGCATTCTAAAAACTAAACTCATGAACATATACATGCGACGTTCTTTTCACTAAATGATCGCTGCCTCCAACTTTCTCTGCAGAAATGCCATCTCACGACGCGGCTACCTACGCCTCTTTGTCTGGTTACAAGCTAAAGTCTTATTTGTAAACAACCACGACACTGCCAGTGGAAAATAATCGCTTATAAAAATCCACTTGccgtaaaacatgttttatataTTTTACATGTCATACTTATCAAAGTATAAAATCACTGCATGAACAAGAACCCGCCACTTCCCGGATCAAAACAGAGGGATACGTTTTAAACCGATACGTGCACAGAGCAGTGCAACAATGTTGCCATTGCGCCCAAACCAAAGTAGACCACATTATTGCTACATTTGAACATCTACAGCCTACGTGTCGCTTAAATACAGTATTTCATGAAATATTTGTTATAGGCTAAAGATGCATTAATTTAACGATCTTAGTTTACTCACTTTGCTCCTTTTAGGCATGGCTGGCTTGcgtttgtataaaaaaaaatagagaAATGCAAAAGAGAGAAGCAAGAAAATACCGTTCAATGTTCAGTAAAAGATTCAAACAGTACGTTCTATTACGGCGTAGCAAGACGTTAATGTTCCATTGGAACAAAAACTAGCTCAAACCGGATTggattctccccctccctccctccctattcaTTTCATTATAGCCCCAACCTGATGGACAAGACACTCTCCGCCCCTGGGTAGCCATTGATTGGTCTGAGGAGTCGTCAACACGTTTTCAAATCTTAGCGAGATACCTGTGTGGGTATTCTTACATGCCAATCAGATCTATATTTATTTGTCCTTTCTGTGCAACCTTTGGGTGTATGGGGAACCGGACCGACTCAATTATAATTTTGGGGAGATATTGTAACCTACTGCATCAAACCGTGTCCAATTGTTTGATGTAAACGACctgtttattattatatttgagAACTAAGATAACATCACACATCCAGCACAAAGTGCGACATAAACATGCTTTGAACACGCATTTACCATACACAAATAATGGACGTGGCATTAAAGACATAAACGAAAATAGTTAAAATGCCGGTTAAGAAAGGGGATGTGCTTCTCTAGTAGCAACGGCTGGTGTAAATAATCGGGGGAAAATGGCGACCGGGCATGTCTGGTTACTGGTTTTAGGATCTGTGATCTTGTGCAACCTCGTCAAAATAATGTTGCCGTCCATTTCCTCCCATGTGAGTAGTCTATATTTACACCGAGACGGTTAATGTAGCTCGTTGACCATTTAAATCCGTGACTGCTCAGTTGCAATGTCGGCCAGTCTTTTTTTAGGACATTATGTTCATTTTTCTGCTTGTGTGGGATTTACTCCAACGTCTCTCGGTTTTAACATATGTCAACTATTTATAGCAAAATGTCGATGTTGTACCATGTTTAGTGCGTATCGCACCCCTAACTAATGGACATTATAAAGTCCGATTGTTGTAAATTGTACATAAATATTTAGCCCCAAAATCTAATTTAACCCACGGTTGAACGTTGCTGTTTTAAAAGGCAAGATAATCATGTCCAGGAAATAAATTCAAGATGAAGTCTGAAAGCCAGCCTATAAACACCATGGTTAGGATACCTAATGGACTAATATTAGTGTATAGTGGAGGTTAACTGTCCATAGAAACAAAAGTTGAAAAATGCTGCCCTTGGGTCAATTACTATAGCATATATTAATCCCTCTTAATCTGCAAAGGATCCATTCTAATCCCTCTAGTCTCCTATATAAATCAATCCTTAACCTTCATGTTATGCATGTCACACCTCTGTGCAGTTCACTGTTCCTTtaaacaaatattta from Osmerus eperlanus chromosome 19, fOsmEpe2.1, whole genome shotgun sequence includes these protein-coding regions:
- the hmgn1b gene encoding non-histone chromosomal protein HMG-like, which translates into the protein MPKRSKANNDAEAAEPKRRSERLVNKPTTTTTKAEPKPKKAPAKPKKAKEVEKAKPEEKKEDVPAENGEAKAEEGAPATEEAEQKEEEEEEAAE